The proteins below come from a single Carnobacterium divergens DSM 20623 genomic window:
- the ftsA gene encoding cell division protein FtsA — MGNTGIYVSLDIGTTSIKVVVAEYVNGQMNIIGVGNEKSEGLSRGIIVDIDQTVESIKKAVKQAEQKANMDINNVIVGIPSNSVEIESCHGMIAVSGDNREISELDVENVMAAAMVRSVPPEREIISVIPEEFIVDGFDGIRDPRGMIGVRLEMHATMLTGPKTILHNTKRCVEKAGLQIEEIVVQPLAVGSTALSKGERDFGTIIIDMGGGQTSASVIHDNQLKYTFVDPEGGEYVSKDISIILNTTLENAEKIKRDYGFALPEETSPDEVFPVETIGKNEPVKIDEQYLSEIIEARLVQIFEKIKAELDIVGARELPGGIVLTGGAASLPGVIELAKDIFEINVKLYVPDQMGMRFPAFSTGIGLIEYVANLDEIHAVSKGRKVHHMDERVNQHHVEEHVFENNAPTPREEKQPKKEEDKLSNKAKNFFSNFFD, encoded by the coding sequence ATGGGAAATACTGGGATTTATGTGAGTCTAGATATTGGAACCACTTCAATAAAAGTAGTAGTTGCTGAGTATGTCAATGGTCAAATGAACATTATTGGAGTTGGAAATGAAAAATCAGAAGGTCTAAGTCGAGGGATTATTGTCGACATCGATCAAACAGTTGAATCAATTAAAAAAGCAGTTAAACAAGCTGAACAAAAAGCAAATATGGATATTAACAATGTCATCGTTGGAATTCCATCAAATAGTGTTGAAATTGAAAGTTGCCATGGAATGATTGCCGTTTCAGGAGATAATCGTGAAATTAGTGAGTTGGATGTTGAAAATGTAATGGCTGCGGCAATGGTAAGATCAGTTCCGCCAGAAAGAGAAATTATTTCGGTGATTCCAGAAGAATTTATTGTTGATGGCTTTGATGGAATTCGTGATCCAAGAGGAATGATTGGTGTTCGTTTAGAAATGCACGCTACGATGCTAACAGGACCCAAAACGATTTTACATAACACAAAACGTTGTGTAGAAAAGGCAGGATTACAAATTGAGGAAATCGTCGTTCAACCTCTTGCAGTCGGAAGTACCGCTTTATCAAAAGGCGAACGTGATTTTGGAACGATTATCATTGATATGGGGGGGGGACAAACCTCTGCTTCTGTTATTCATGACAATCAATTAAAATATACATTTGTTGATCCAGAAGGTGGCGAATACGTTTCAAAAGATATTTCAATTATTTTGAATACCACCCTTGAAAATGCTGAAAAAATTAAACGTGATTATGGATTTGCATTGCCAGAAGAAACTTCTCCTGATGAAGTTTTTCCAGTTGAAACGATTGGCAAAAATGAGCCAGTCAAAATTGATGAACAATATTTATCAGAAATTATTGAAGCTCGTCTAGTCCAAATTTTCGAAAAAATAAAAGCTGAATTAGATATTGTTGGTGCAAGAGAATTACCAGGAGGAATCGTTCTAACTGGTGGAGCTGCTTCGTTACCAGGAGTGATTGAATTGGCGAAAGATATTTTTGAAATCAATGTGAAACTATATGTTCCAGATCAAATGGGCATGCGTTTCCCAGCCTTTTCTACCGGAATTGGTTTGATTGAATATGTGGCTAATTTAGATGAGATTCACGCAGTATCAAAAGGTCGGAAAGTGCATCATATGGATGAACGAGTGAACCAACACCACGTTGAAGAACACGTTTTTGAAAATAATGCCCCAACACCACGAGAAGAAAAACAGCCAAAAAAAGAAGAAGATAAGTTAAGCAACAAAGCAAAAAATTTCTTTTCTAACTTCTTTGATTAA